ttttagcATTGGAATTTAATAAATCGGTAGAATATGGGGTTGATTTGAATTTTGTGTTTGCAGCTGGGAGCTAATTACTCTGGGAGTTCCGTTGGAGGACATGATGTGGGCCAGCATTCCGTGGCTTCTAGGCATTCAACAATATTAGGTGGTTCTCAGGAAGTTGATGTTAGTGGGTATAGGGCTCATACTTCCACTACTGCACAGTATGGGGGACAATATAGTTCTGTTTATGGCTCGGCTGCTTTGAGCAGTGCACAGCAGGTCAGTGTGTTATGTACTATTTGGTTGAAGGGTGTTATTGGAGACAGGAAGTTTGCTAATAGTTTGATGTGAAAGTTATTGTGATTAAGTACCTGGGTTCTTGGATTAGCCTAGAGACAATTGTTTATCTTGTTAATGAACTATTCCAGCAACGGGGAAACTTGGGACCTTGTTAATGAACCTGATGCCTATGTGTTAATTTTTATGTTCACGGGCTTTAATCTAGGGAGAGACATCTACACGTGTGTTTTAAAGTCTGTGTTTGCATTGCTTCACTTGTATCTGTTTCTGCTGGAACTGCTTGTTCTTTAACCTGTCTTCTTGATCTTGATGGCCCATATTATCTTCTCTCTGTATAGCTCCCTTCTTTGAGTGCTAAGGGTTCTGCATCATCAGCTTTAGATGGTCGTGGAGGTTATGCTTTGGGTGTCTCTGATTCACCTAACTATGCTTCCGGAGATTATGTCTCCTCCTCAAGCCATGCATATGGTCACAAAACTGAACAATTGTATGGTGAAAAAGGTTTGGAATATTCTGGAATAGATAGGAGGCAATATGGTGAACGACAGAGTGGTTACATTGGTAGGGACCTGACAAGTGATCCAGCTGGAAGATATGCTGCTGATCCTGTTGGGTTTAGTCATCAACGTCAGGTGGTTACTTGCTCAGAAAATAGTGTTAGATTTCTTGGTTTGAGTATCTATTTGcaatttaaaatgaagaaaattacCTCTCTTGCgttatttggtttttattttttattataatgtattCATGTTACCTTTCTTATGCTCAGCAGTCAGAAATATATGACCGCATTGATCAGGCAGCTTTGCTTCGACAAGAGCAGTTGCTGAAAGCGCAGTCTCTGCAAGCTGCATCACTGGATGGGGGTACTAggtattttatattgtttctgAATGAATGTGAATAGATGTTCGTGCAttgctttcttttttcaatCCTAACGAACTTCTTTAACTAATAGAGTACATCTATCCACTGTGGTTGTAAAATGTAAGACACTGAGTTGCCTTTTGAATTTCTGACGAAACTTGATAGAAGTTGATCAACAGTGCCTAACTATATTGAATGGTAATAATATTTCTCCCTACACTAAGTAGCAACACGTTTCTGGCAGACAAGCTGATTATCTTGCAGCTAGGGCTGCTGCTAGTCGTCACCCCACTCAAGATCTTGTGTCCTATGGAGGAAGAATGGATTCTGATCCCCGTGGTTCGTCCATGCTAAGTGCTACTTCTTATGGTGGACAACATGCACCATCAATATTAGGAGCAGCTCCAAGGAGAAATGTGGATGATCTCTTGTATTCTCAAAATGCTTCAAACCCTGGTTATGGAGTGAGCCTACCTCCTGGTAGGGACTATGCCAGTGGTAAAGGTCTTCATGGGAATGCCATGGAGATAGACTACCCAGGTAATGTGCTGCCACATGGTGGGCATACTGATCGCAAGGATGACCGAGCCAGCTATCTACGAGAATTTGAGCTAAGGGAAGAAGAGCGACGCCGAGAGCGGTTGCGTGAGAGAGAGAGGGacagagaaaaggagaaagaacgTGAACGATTGCGAGAACGGGAACGAGAAAGGGATTGGGAAAGGGATCACATTATGGAGCGGCGTGAGAAGGAGAGGGAGCGTGAGCGCAAACGTGCAGTTGAAACTAAGCATGAACGAACTCCAGCGAGATCCTCCAAGGATTCCCGTGTTACTTCAAAAGATCTCCGTGGGTCATCTTTGACAAAGGAAGGGAGATCTTCACGACGGGACTCCCCACATCATGGTGCTTTACATAGGTGGATctaaataatgatttttctatttCTGTGTCCTGCTCTGGTTCTGAATATCTAGCTGCTTCTATATCTTGCAGCCTTTTGTAACTAACTAAATGTTCTGTTATGCTGAAGGCACCATTCACCTGTTAAAGAAAAACGGAGAGAATATGTCTGCAAGGTAAAAAGGAAATAAGAACTTAGTATTAGTTGCTCCATCATTATAAGAATGTTCCTGATCAAGGAGCTAGTTGTGCTGCTGTTTTTCCTCTGGAGATCTGGGATAGGGTTTGATTGATTAGACTTGGTATTTCCTACAATGTTTTACACTTTATCCTTGTGTTGGTTTTGTTTTATCTTGAACCACTTCTGTTGCCTTTGTTCCTGTTATCTGTTCAGTCAATCCTCTTTGGGTTTGAATCCTCAGggtactttttttcttttgggccATAATTTATTCTATCCTGTTACTTTTTGTCCCATCTTCATGGTTTCTTCTCAGTTATTCCACCTGGTAGTTCGTGACTTCCCTTTGTTCCTTCTATTGCTACCCACCTATTTATCCCTGTGCTATATTTCGGGAAGCTTTTGTAATAGCGGACCCGGAGATCAATCAAATTGAGGGGAACAATAGTTTTTTAGAATATCTTATTGGTGCTGCATTTCAATTGTGCTCCACTTCtgcaatgaaaatgaaatgatttatTGCAATTGATACCTGGTTCGTGGTTTCATATTGTTTATTGCTGCATGATTTGGAATCAGattgagttttcattttctgaATTGCATTCACAGGTATACCCAGCCCGCTTGGTAGATGTTGAGAGGGATTACCTCCTGATAGATAAGCGATATCCCCGACTGTTTGTCTCTCCTGAATTCTCCAAGGTATATTGATAATCTTTCCATATTTgttaatgattatattttggTGGCAATAATTGTTTTACCTTTTGTTCCTCAAGCACTCTGAGAAGCATGAGTAAAAAGCTTTTTCAGTACAGAGTTAGCTACCTTAACTtgctatatatttttcttctttgatgACATGGCTTTGATATTGATTTGaagttatttgtaatttttttttcaggctATTGTGAATTGGCCAAAGGAAAACCTTAAATTGTCTATTCACACTCCTGTGAGGTACCCCTATCTTCATCTTTGTCACAGTTGCATtactacaaaatattatattgtgcCTCTGAGGTGTATTGTATCTGtagaattttcattttctttatgtCTACCTTTTCTGTGTGGCCTGTGCATCTTGACTACTTAATGTCAAAACTAGCTGGGTgttaccatttttatttttgagaggAAAACCTATTTCAGTGGGACTATTGTGGTTACCTTTGCATTATATTTggttttagaaaatattgaatGTATTCTTgacaatttcaaaataataacatcttttaaaactattttctctttttatgatTCATGTTTATGGCCATTTCTGCATTTCTGGCATATGGGTGTATTTGGTAACTTATTGCATTTgagaaattaaaaggaaaaccAACTATGATTTTTGAGCAGTTTTGAGCATGACTATATTGAAGATGACAGTGCAACTGAGCCTAGAGACTNCACCAGCAAGCTTTTGCTGGGacaatctccaatttcttgacaatttcaaaataataacatcttttaaaactattttctctttttatgatTCATGTTTATGGCCATTTCTGCATTTCTGGCATATGGGTGTATTTGGTAACTTATTGCATTTgagaaattaaaaggaaaaccAACTATGATTTTTGAGCAGTTTTGAGCATGACTATATTGAAGATGACAGTGCAACTGAGCCTAGAGACTTCACCAGCAAGCTTTTGCTGGGACAATCTCCAAATTCAGAACAAGGAAATACAGTTTGGAATGCCAAAGTACGTTGTTCACCTTTGAAGTGTGCAGACTATATTTTTCTCCCTATTTATATCTTGTGTTGCATTAAATTGAGTTGAATGGTAGTCATTATGGCTGTGTTATTGTATGTATAAGTACTTCATTTTAGAACACTTGTTTGATGACAGCGGTAGGTTGTGTATTGTTATGATGACCATATGATTCTATGTTTAAACACGAGTATGTTGTGATAGCACTTGTTGGGTGTCAAGAATCATGCCCTGCTACTTTGTGATACTAAAGCTCTTAATTTTATGTTAGATTTGGAATGCAGTATAAGGTGGTtgatttttattacattaaattagAAGAAGTCGATTGTATTTGGGAAACCAAATTGGCATACAGAAAGAGATGCCAGATGTATggataaaattcaatttattaatttattttgttaaaattggtCTAACCTGATTTTATAGACTTCATTGATTGGATTAATTTATATGTGCTGTTTTTTCAAACACTCTTATACAAAACCTGCTGTTTTCCCCTCAGCTCTATTAATTATTACTTATGACTTGAGGTTTTGAAACATCTGGATCTGTGGTAACTGTAATTGGGTAATGTGGTTTTCGACATGTCTTCAAATATCAAAGCAGGTTGTCTGTTGGCCTTGTTATCCATGATAACATTAAAGTCTTCACTggagaaaatataaaacagtcactgttttaaattttaatatattattctgAAGTAAAAGTAGTTCTggtatatattttgttagaaCAGATAGTTGCATGAGGCTCctgtttttaatatttcagTTTGCTTGATATGTTTACAAAAAGTTTTGGCTGAAAGGGCCTATCACTATCACCACCATAGTTGGGATTCGGTACATgcatcataatttttattagttaaagaccaattcttcaaaaatattaaccACGGGATCCTTCTAAACACTTTTCTCCTATGTCTTTGTCTATCCTTATTTTCAAATGATGAAACACCATGGAATCTACGTTCCTTACTGGTGCCTGTAGTGACCTTTGTACTGGTTTATTGGTGTCGTGTATTTGGTTCACCTTATGATGAATGGGTCAGTCTTTTTATGTACAGAGTGAGTGTTTTGTCAGGAAGAATTTGGTGCTTGTACCGTATGTGAAATTATCTTTTGTGGGCACTATTTCAGATAATCTTGATGAATGGACTTAGTAGGTCAGCATTGGAAGAGCTATCCTCTGATAAAATTGTTGATGATCGCATACCTCATATGTGCAATTTCCTTAGATTTGCGGTTCTTAAGAAGGACCATTCATTCATGGCAGTTGGCGGTCCTTGGAAACCTGTGGATGGGGTTGATCCATCTATTGACAATAACTCCTTGATCAAAACTGCTCTAAGGTTCATGCCTATGATATGATTACTGGTGTTAAATGTCTGTTCTGTACTGCAAGCCTAATGaacatttttcatgtttttcagATATGCAAAGGAAGTTCTTCAACTTGACTTGCAGAATTGTCAACGGTGGAATCCTTTTCTAGAGGTACAAGTATTTTGTTAATACTATTCATTGGGTTTTCAGTTTgcttatttttttcctttatcttcTAGCTTAAACCATCTACACTACctttaataatagttattttaactATTCTCTTACAGCTTATGCCTGTCTAATTGAAACTTCATCAAATTGTGtcacattttttaagtttttgtttattatatttttgtctttcaGGAGGAACAGGATTTTTACATTCTTAGTTTAATCTGCTTTTTTATACTTAGTTGTTATGATAGTTTCTTTATTGTAATATTTCCATGATAAGATTGTGGTTATGCctctttgttattttataaagctTATTTTTCACTGTGAAACTTTAGTTATTGAATGCTTTAAAATTCCCAGATACATTATGATAGAATTGGCAAAGATGGTTTCTTTAGCCACAAGGAAATCACTGTTCTTTATGTTCCCGATTTGTCGGACTGCCTCCCTTCATTGGATGAATGGCGTGACAAATGGCTTGCCCACAAGAAAGCTGTGGCTGAAAGAGAACATCAACTTTCTTTGAAAAAAGAGGTCTGTATTTATTGGTTGAGATTACAATTTCACGATTTATTAGTTGGACAGGATTGTAGCGGTGAATGTTTTCCATATTgtctcttatattttattttctcggTTATTTTTCAGAAACTAAGAGATAACAAGGATGTACCTAAAGGTGAGTGGCAAGttccttcatttttctttgcatgACATCATATCTTTTTCATGTTACCccgattttatatatattaacggGGTAtggttgtttttccttttttaattatactaattaGATAAATCAGATAAAAGGAAGGATTCTGCTCCATCAGGACAGTCAGAtgtaaagaagaaagagaaagatggtaaTACTGTTAAGGAGGAAACTGAAAAAACTGGAGTGGATAACAATAAAATCGCCAAAAAAGAAGGTTCTGACATTGGTGACGAAGGCAAGAGTGCGGAGAAAAAGACAGGGGAAACTGCTGCTGGTCAAATCACAAGTGGCGTGAAGtctttgaaaaagaagattATAAAGAGGATTGTGAAACATAAAGTTGCTACTAAAGCAAATTCAACTACCtccaaacaaataaacaaatcaGGTGAAAAGGATGTTGCTGACCAAGTGACAACATCCAATGTTACTGATCAGGATGACAGATCCTCGGTGGATCCCACTGGGGTAAAAAACTTGGTTGCTGAGGATGTGTCTGTCCAGAAAACTGACGGTGTGGAGGGAAAAGATAAGCAAATCAGTGTTGAATCTAAAGCTCAAAATAATTCGGATCCATCTGTAAATGTAGTTGCTAGTGATCCTGCTGTGAAAacaacaaagaagaagaaaattattaagCGGGTACCTAAAAAGAAGGTAGTGGGGGAGGCTTCTAAATCTCTAGATTGTGAGCCTAGAAAGGAAGAGGGGAATCAAGGAGAAGATGGTGCCCGGAGCTCTGGCAAGCAGACTGCAGATGCAACTACAGTAGGGATGGAGGTGAAGAAAAAAGTGAAGGTAGTTtctaagaaaaagataaaaacaccTGCCTCTAAGAAGCAAGATCAAACTtctgattttaataaaacagaAACAGTATCAGACAGAAAGGAAGAGGGGAATGTGGTCCCTGTAAAAGCACAGAATGACGTGCAGAGCACTGGCAAGCAGACTGCCAATGCTGATACCACAGTGGTGACAGAGGTAAAGAAAACTGGGAAGGTTGTCCCTAAAGTGCAATCAAAGTTCCCTTCATCTGAAAAGCGAGACAATGCAATGGATTCAAGTAGAACAGAAACGAAGTCTAATCATGATGACAATAAGGAAGAAAGAGGAACCGGTGAAAAAGGTGGCACAAAGACAGACAAGCAGAAAACTTCTGATAAAGATGTTAACAATGTAAAGGGGAAAGTGAAAGAGGGTGACAAGTCAAATGAGCGGAACGGAAAAGATGAATCTAAAAGCAAACCTAGTAAGGAAGTGAAGGAAAAGAGGAAGTCTGATGAACCTCCTAGACACGCAGGATTTATTCTTCAATCAAAAACGACTAAAGATTCTAAAGTATGGTATCTTCAACTTGAGTATAAAAAGTGTGCCCTTGTTATGTTACTGTATTATGTACTTAGtctaattttttgaattttggtACAGATGCGTTCTCTGTCATTATCACTGGATTCATTGCTGGACTATACAGACAAAGATGTCGAAGAATCAACTCTTGAGGTATGCTTATATGGTTTTTTGTTATCCATTATAATAGTATTTTCCATCACTGAATTATGTCTTAATGGAACTGTTTCTGATTTCAAGTTTATATTGCTTGTTGCTGGATTATGGTTTTGCAGCTTTCATTGTTTGCTGAATCATTTTATGAAATGCTCCAGTTTCAAATGGGCAGTAGAATTTTAACATTTCTTCAGGTTATTTACTCCAcccttttattactttttatttactGACTTGGTTCTCTGAAGGAAGCCTTGTCTACAATTTTGTTTACCATTTTTCTCCAGAAACTGCGTATGAATTTTGTTATCAAAAGAAATCAGAGGAAGAGGCAGCGGGAAGACGAGCATGAGAAGGATAACGTCAACAAATCCTCAGTTAAGCGTCAAAAGGGAGATGGTCCTTCTGTGAAGAGTGAGCCCCCGGATATGGACACTAACCCAACCCATGTAGATGATGTGAAAGCTGTTTCTGAGAATGATAACTCTAATAATGATAAGAAGGATGTTGTAAAGATGGAAGATGAatcagatgaagaagaagatccagAGGAGGATCCGGAAGAATATGAGGAAATGGAAGATGGTAGTCCCAAGCATAATACATCCGAAGACAAAAATGATGAGCAAGAAGCGAATGCAGATATTAAACCTGAAAATATCACCAATGATAAAGCAACTGATGAAACTTCTAAAGGGGAGATCAAGGTTAAAGACGAGGTGCAAGAATCCAAGGCTGATACTCggttgaaagaagaaaaggatgaCACTAAGAAAGAAACTCCTGCAGTTAAGGAGGTTGTTGTGGACAGAGAATTGTTGCAGGTATTTTCTTGTATACTGTAATActgatatatttttgttctatttgatCGTTTATGAATAATCTTTCTACACTTGGATTTTAGTTAAGTAATTATTCGATAACATTTATGACAGGCTTTCCGGTTTTTTGATCGTAACCGTGTTGGGTACATCAGGGTAAGCACTGCGTTCTTTATTTTAGGTTGGTTTTTAGCCTTCCTCAGTAGTGATGAGAAATGTTGTTTCTTTACAGGTTGAAGATATGAGAATAATCATACATAATATGGGAATGTTCCTTTCGCACAGGGATGTCAAGGTGAGAAAATTTCTGAAGGTTCTTTGTTTGTTCAGCATATTTTTGTCTTCTGCCTCGTGATTTTTCAATAACCCTGCATTCTATTGTTATTCTATAAAAACAGGAACTTGTACAAAGTGCATTGTTGGAGAGCAATACTGGGCGGGACGACCGAATTCTTTATAATAAGCTGGTGCTGATGAGTGATATTTGATAGCCCTTTTGTGTCTATTATTGTCAATGTGAAACACTGGAATTGGCTGTTTATGGATAAACTAAAGATTATTTTGTAATTACAGTTGGACTagttttgtatttgttttgtgATTGTTGAATTAGCTGCTAATGTagcttttttctttattttttcatggCATGCTGCTACGTTCGTATTGATGGCttggatttttgaaaaaactaaatCACCACCAGACCGAACCTTTACTCAAGGTGTTATGGTTTGTGAAGCCGAAATATCAGTGAATACTGACGTATGAATAAAGGGAATAAAATGTAGTGGATGGGTTTGGTAGAGAAAACATCCGGGAAGTGCACACCTATCAAATCCATAACACAATGCAATTGCATGACATCTCGTTACATGTTCTTTGTAGGAAGGTCTTTGAATGGAAAAAAAGAGAGCAAACAAATGGGGGATGgtgtgtacaaagtgtgtatcGTAAATGAAGGAAAAGGGTCTCTTAATTCTCTAGTATGAAATGTTTCGAAATTTTGAACCATTCTTATGGAGCCTAAATTTGCAACAATTTGAGAGTATTTTATAATGTGTGTGAACAAGATAATTTAATAAAgcaattcatttcattttgatgaatttatttatatttgaataaaatggttgttttaacaaaaaaaggaattaatattaagaagtttttagaaaatatttcaaataactaaataaaatttgaaatttttttaaaattataaaaacctaaaaaatagaatattagaattaataggtattttaaataatgagattaaatattttaaagttaaaataatataataaaaagtagaatctttaaatttgtctattatttaaaaacaaataatctttttaaaactCTTTCTCTTAACCtcctcttatttttctttaaaaattctaacttcTTGATAATCTATTTGATGATCAAAAAGTTTTTAGGAAATCATTGCGCAATAATTTTCACTTAAATTCGATCAATTTCTAACATAGAGTAAATAAGTTTTGactctttttcacttttgttcttaatttgatATCACGCGAAGCGATTTTTTGTCACATATGTTTTATTGATTCTGTCCCTAATTCTCTAGTAATCTGGGGTATTATAGGATTTCGTTTTCAATTCAGTATTTTGTAGGTGTTTTAGAGTTCCTTGTGTTTCAAGCAATCGGTAATGTGTTTTTAGAGTTGTGACAACTTTCTTTtaaggtaagggaaactagtCATTTCTTTAGGTTATGTTTGTTATGTATGTTTAGTATATTCATGAGTTATAAGAtgatttaaatgaaattgtgaaaactattctaatatttattgtGTTTGGATTATGATTATTGATAATATGATGCTTGGATACTTAgtaatatgtgattttgatattgTTGCTATCATGATGgtatgtaattaaattatattagatGACTAGAATTGGATGCTAAGTTATAAAGTAAGGAGTTGTCAAATACATAGGTTTTCGTAATTGAAAATGGAGGTTTTAAGGGGAAAATCATTGAGATAAGGGTTGATTTGagtaatttagttttttcaGGGTTGGTTTGGTGGTATTTAAGACTTATATAGAGTGGTAAGATAGCTAGAATATGAATTAGAAATAGATGGTAGTCTTTTTGGTTGGGTTTTGAGTGgtttgaagcaaaaatgtgagGCTTAAGTAATGGAATTTTTAAGTAAGGGGTTGACATTGATTTGGGGAGTATAGAGTCTATGTTTGAGTCATTTATGACTTGTTTTAATTATTGGTTTGATGAAATTTGTGTTATGAGTAGGAGATTTGAGTTTGAGTAAGTTTAAAGTAGTCAAGTTGGGTTTGAAGTAGCTAAATGAAGTTAGCGAGGTGTTTTCAGATGTCTTTCAGTGTCTAGAAAGTATTGAGGTCAGTTAAACTTGGATAGAGGGTAGCAAAGATCAAATTTGAGGTAGATCAGAATCTGGTGTAGCATTGGGCACTCTCTAAGAGCCCTCTAAACGCCCCTAAGCGCCCTTTCTGTCGAGAGGAACTCGCCTAAGCGCCTCTGAGCACCCCCTAGGCACCCCATTCTAGGAAGTTTGGCACTTGGGCGCCCTTTTTCCAGGTGTTGAGCATGCTTGGGCTAGTATTTGGGTTTTCAGTTTTAAggtgttttgtgttttttgatGCACTGTTTTGGATTCTTTGATGTATATGTAATGGTTTATTATGAGTTCTATGGTGATATATGAAGTAGTATGCTTAATTGTATatggaaatgaaaattttggaaacgaGTTCCAATGAGGAACCTTTTGTTGGATATTTCAAGTATTGTTCGTATGAATGCAGGGAACTCAGTCTTGGAGGTTATCTTGACACTCTCTAATggtcattcattctcaagtagagaagattgacacatgtggtgagagtagtagaaGGTCTTAGTCTAGGTACTTCCAGTATGGCCTAAGATGTGGtacaaactaaccttgtgagtgtggtaggtgAAACCCATTGGTAATGACTTTGCAAatcagtagaggccaccacaagtgcacaacccgctaTAGCTCAACATTCATACTATATCCGAATAGTCCAATCTAGGTCTTTGCATGTTAAGATGCTTGGTTTGATTCATGCTATATATGATTTATGTATGCAATGCTTTAAGTATAGTATGAATTGTTTTGTATTTAGCTTACAGTTatgtttatgtttcttttagtaTGTTTCTTTGTTCTTGTCTTGGATATGATCATctggtgggtgtgagcagagagTGACGAGGTGTTCGTCGAGCAAGCTTTGGAGGGAGGATCAACGAATGTGTAGTTTGCTTTGAGCTAGTAGATGTAGATAGTTTTGCTCTAGTTggttatatataaagttttcttttttatgattatgataGATGATTGTAAGTgaactttattatattaattatgtgatagtttcttatagtttaataatatatttttgggatgttacaaaaatggaaaaaattaaaattcaatgatattttttccttatacacataaaaatataaaaaaaaaatattttttaaattatttaaatattaaagtttgactactagtattttttaaagtttaatttaaaattttacatttcaaaaaaattattttatatatttttttattactttattcattgtgaaaagtttgtgtaAAAATGACagagtatttttaaaaagtcATAAATTTGAAACGAATTTAGTTCATAATATTTCAAGCTAAAGATGTGATGGAAAAGGCCTTGAGGAAGAGGACCGATAGGTGACGCAAGCTCGATCTAGatctcctcgaagcttctccgacaCTGAAGATGCAGCAGAATGATGAAGGAAGCTCTTGATCGGAAAGAAATCGGAAGAGATCgaagagaaaccctaaaaccatGAACGAACCCTAGAAAAAGAGGGGAAACTCAATTTGGACAGATTAAACGGTTGGAATGGTGTATTAATCGGTGGAGATGGAAGATCGAAGGTTGGAAAGATGTTTAATCGGTCAAAAGGCCGAATCAATCGG
This sequence is a window from Vigna radiata var. radiata cultivar VC1973A unplaced genomic scaffold, Vradiata_ver6 scaffold_341, whole genome shotgun sequence. Protein-coding genes within it:
- the LOC106753246 gene encoding cell division cycle and apoptosis regulator protein 1 isoform X2 translates to MYSSRGSGGYGQSYTSQSAYGQNLGANYSGSSVGGHDVGQHSVASRHSTILGGSQEVDVSGYRAHTSTTAQYGGQYSSVYGSAALSSAQQLPSLSAKGSASSALDGRGGYALGVSDSPNYASGDYVSSSSHAYGHKTEQLYGEKGLEYSGIDRRQYGERQSGYIGRDLTSDPAGRYAADPVGFSHQRQSEIYDRIDQAALLRQEQLLKAQSLQAASLDGGTRQADYLAARAAASRHPTQDLVSYGGRMDSDPRGSSMLSATSYGGQHAPSILGAAPRRNVDDLLYSQNASNPGYGVSLPPGRDYASGKGLHGNAMEIDYPGNVLPHGGHTDRKDDRASYLREFELREEERRRERLRERERDREKEKERERLRERERERDWERDHIMERREKERERERKRAVETKHERTPARSSKDSRVTSKDLRGSSLTKEGRSSRRDSPHHGALHRHHSPVKEKRREYVCKVYPARLVDVERDYLLIDKRYPRLFVSPEFSKAIVNWPKENLKLSIHTPVSFEHDYIEDDSATEPRDFTSKLLLGQSPNSEQGNTVWNAKIILMNGLSRSALEELSSDKIVDDRIPHMCNFLRFAVLKKDHSFMAVGGPWKPVDGVDPSIDNNSLIKTALRYAKEVLQLDLQNCQRWNPFLEIHYDRIGKDGFFSHKEITVLYVPDLSDCLPSLDEWRDKWLAHKKAVAEREHQLSLKKEKLRDNKDVPKDKSDKRKDSAPSGQSDVKKKEKDGNTVKEETEKTGVDNNKIAKKEGSDIGDEGKSAEKKTGETAAGQITSGVKSLKKKIIKRIVKHKVATKANSTTSKQINKSGEKDVADQVTTSNVTDQDDRSSVDPTGVKNLVAEDVSVQKTDGVEGKDKQISVESKAQNNSDPSVNVVASDPAVKTTKKKKIIKRVPKKKVVGEASKSLDCEPRKEEGNQGEDGARSSGKQTADATTVGMEVKKKVKVVSKKKIKTPASKKQDQTSDFNKTETVSDRKEEGNVVPVKAQNDVQSTGKQTANADTTVVTEVKKTGKVVPKVQSKFPSSEKRDNAMDSSRTETKSNHDDNKEERGTGEKGGTKTDKQKTSDKDVNNVKGKVKEGDKSNERNGKDESKSKPSKEVKEKRKSDEPPRHAGFILQSKTTKDSKMRSLSLSLDSLLDYTDKDVEESTLELSLFAESFYEMLQFQMGSRILTFLQKLRMNFVIKRNQRKRQREDEHEKDNVNKSSVKRQKGDGPSVKSEPPDMDTNPTHVDDVKAVSENDNSNNDKKDVVKMEDESDEEEDPEEDPEEYEEMEDGSPKHNTSEDKNDEQEANADIKPENITNDKATDETSKGEIKVKDEVQESKADTRLKEEKDDTKKETPAVKEVVVDRELLQAFRFFDRNRVGYIRVEDMRIIIHNMGMFLSHRDVKELVQSALLESNTGRDDRILYNKLVLMSDI